TTTTCGGATGCCTTATATTTTGCCTGCGGCAAAACATCCGGCTCTAAGGCTACCAGGGACTACCAGCCTCGCTCGTTCCTCGCTTCCTTGGCTGGCAGCGGGGGTAGTACTAGCGTTAAGAGCTTTTTCAAACCTCACTTTTCTCTCTTTGATCCAGAACATCTAACCTCAGAACAACATATTCAGTTATATAAAAGACTGCAGCTATTGCTCGTTCAATTCAGCAAGACTCATCAAATTAAGGTTAAAGCAACAGCATACGCTATAGGCGTTGGTATTGCAGATAAACAAGGACAAATTGTAAAAGAGCTAGACACCTTTGAGTTAACTGAGGGCTATCGACAACCCTCAAAATTATTAAACTAAAATAAAGATGACTTTCACTCCATCTGACCGGTTAAACTTTTGAAGACTACCTCGCTTAAATCTCGCGATAACTTCAGTTTAGCAAGCTGCTCCAACTGTTGTTTCATCAAAACCTGGCGAGGTTTATCATAACTCTGCCAGCGGGTAAACGGTGTTGCCAGGCGTGCAGCAATTTGTGAGTTCAATGTATCTACCTTCGCCAACATCTCACCTAAAAATACATAGCCACTTCCATCTATGGCATGAAAATTACGTGGATTACCAAGGCAAAAGGCCCCGACAATAGCACGAACTTTATTAGGATTTTTGATATTAAATGCTGGATGTTGTAATAAGTGTTTCACATGATTTAAAGTTCCAGGCAGTTCAGAAGCGGCCTGTATTGCAAACCACTTGTCAACCACCAACTCGTCTTTGGACCATTGCTGGTAAAACTCTTTAATTGATTGCTCCCGGCTCCCACTATCGGTGCAATCAACCAATAAGCCGAAACTGGCAAGTTGATCAGTCATCGTCCTCCCGGCGGCAAATTGCTGTTTACAGGTTTCTATAGTTGCAGCCTCGTTTGCCTTCATCATCAAACGCAAACAGACGTTACGTAATTCCCGATGCTCATAATCCTGATAGTTCTTAATGCTACTCTCTTCTTGCCATAGTTTTTTATACACTTGCGACAACTCTGAAAACAAATTTAAACCCAACTGCTCGCGAAAATAATCTCGAGCTGCTTCAACACGTGCTACATCCACTAAATCGATGGTTGCCGCGACTTCTTCAAAACCGGGGGGAGAAAGCAATTTAGCACGCAAGTCCGTGTCCAAAGACTCATCCAGCAACACGTGTTTAAAAGCGGCGATTAGCGCAGCTGGTATCTGCCAATCATCAGAAGATGATTTTAAACAATTCGTTAAACAATTAAGTACTATCCGCTGAGCAGCGTCCCATTTAGCGTAGCCATCCGTTTCATAGCGTAATAAAAATAATAAATCATCCTGACTGAGCTCGTCTTTAATGCGAACAGGAGCGGAAAACTCTCGTAATACAGAAACAACTGGCTTCTCACTTAGTCCTTCAAAAACAAAATTTTGCTCACTTTGTCTTAACTGCAAAATATCCTTATCTACAGGCATCATTTGACCTTTTGAGTCAAATAAGGCAATGCGAACAGGAATATGAAATGGTTGTTTAGCTTCGCCATCGGGAGTAATGGGGCAGCTTTGTTGTAAAGTCAGTGTTAAACGACCTGGTGAATAGGCGCTTTTAACATGCACTACAGGTGTACCGGCCTGACTATACCACAATTTAAATTGAGTTAAATCAGCGCTATTGGCATCCTCCATAGCCGCAACGAAATCATCTATAGTTACTGCCTGACCATCGTGGCGGTCAAAATACAAATCCATACCACGTCTAAATCCTTCCTTGCCAAGCAAGGTGTGTTGCATGCGAATAACTTCCGCACCTTTGTTATAAATGGTTGCAGTATAAAAATTATTAATCTCCTGATAGGATTCGGGTCTTACTGGATGCGCCATGGCTCCAGAGTCTTCTGGAAATTGCGAACTGCGTAATCCATCCACATCAACAATCCGAAAGACATCCCGCGAATTCATATCGCGAGAAAACTCCTGATCACGAAATACCGTTAATCCTTCTTTCAGACTTAGTTGAAACCAATCGCGACAGGTTACTCGGTTGCCTGTCCAATTATGAAAATATTCATGAGCCACCACACTCTCAACACCAACGAAATCAGCATCGGTTGCTGTATCAGGTCGTGCAAGAATGTATTTGGAATTAAAAATATTTAATCCTTTGTTTTCCATAGCCCCCATATTAAAGTCACTTACTGCTACTATCATAAATACATCCAAATCATATTCTCGGCCATAAACTTCCTCATCCCACCGCATAGCCTTTTTCAATGACTCCATGGCATACAAACATTTATCTTCATTGCCAGGTTCAACATAAATTCGCAAAGCAACGGTCCGTCCAGAACAGGTAGTGAACTCATCACTGACACAAGCCAAATTACCAGCCACTAAAGCAAACAAATACGAAGGCTTTTTAAAAGGGTCTTGCCAAACTGCCCAGTGACGGCCATCAGATGTGGATCCTGAATCCATTAAATTTCCATTGGATAAAAGAACAGGGTAGTGTTTTTTTTCAGCAGAAATACGCGTGGTATAAGTCCCTAATACATCGGGTCTATCGAGAAAATAGGTAATTCGCCTGAAACCCTCGGCTTCACATTGAGTACAAAATAAATGATTGGAGCGATAAAGTCCTGATAATTTGGTATTATCTTGCGGGCGAATGCGGGTAACAAGTTCAAGCGTCATTGCATCAGGACAATTTTCAATAATGAGATCGCCCTGTTCGAGTTTGTATGCAGAAAGCCCCAGTTTCGAGCCATTCAGATGCACACTGATAAGCTCCAACTCATCCCCATACAAATGCAAAGCCCCTTCATGCTGACGATTTAATTTAATTTTACTGTGAACCAATGCATGATCATCATACAAGTCAAAACTTAAATCTACGGTATCCACTGTAAACGACGGGGGTTGGTAATTTTTCAAGTAAATGGTAGTGTCTGGCATAATCGATGCATTCCTTAAAAAAACAATTAAATTTATTGAGTTAAATATAAAATTAATTTGTGAAGATACTATTTAGCTACTAGTTTAACTACTATACTAAGAAATAAAAGATGTAATTTGTCGCTTTTCCCATGAAAAGCAAGAAATAAAAAAAAGAATCACGTTATATCCTTCTCAGGGATAAGTAAAAGGGGATGACACATGAATACACAAGATTTTTTAACCAGTTATACCAAACGCTTTGTGGAGAACAAAGAAGAGGATTTGAGTTTGGATGAGTATCTGGAGCTATGTAAAACTGACCCTTCAGCTTATGCTAATCCAGCAGAGCGTCTATTAATGGCTATAGGCGAACCTGAAATGATAGATACCCGTCATGACCCGGTTTTGTCCCGTATATTCTCCAATAAAGTTATTCAGCACTATTCGGTATTCAAAGATTTTTACGGCATGGAAGAGCCCATTGAACAGATCGTCGGCTTTTTAAAGCATGCCGCTCAGGGATTAGAAGAAACAAAACAAGTGCTTTACCTCTTGGGGCCCGTAGGCGGAGGTAAATCATCTGTTGCTGAAAAATTAAAAGACTTAATGGAAAAAGTGCCCTTCTATGCAATCAAAGGTTCCCCGGTATTTGAATCGCCATTGTCTTTATTTAATCCTGATGAAGACGGAGAGTTACTTCAGGAGCGTTTTGGCATTCCCACTCGTTACCTACGTTATTTAATGTCACCATGGGCAGTCAAACGATTACAGGAATTTAACGGCGATATCAGCAAATTCAGAGTCATAAAGATCAAACCTTCTCGCTTAAAACAAATTGCTATTGCGAAAACTGAACCCGGCGATGAAAACAATCAGGATATTTCTTCACTGGTCGGCAAGGTGGATATTCGTAAATTAGAGGAATTTTCTCAAGATGATCCTGATGCTTATAGCTTTTCAGGGGGTCTTTGCCGTGCCAACCGTGGTCTTTTAGAGTTTGTGGAAATGTTTAAAGCCCCAATTAAGGTGCTTCATCCATTGCTCACCGCCACTCAAGAGGGCAATTATAATGCTACTGAAGGATTATCCGCCATCCCATTTGAGGGAATCATTTTAGCTCACTCAAACGAGTCTGAATGGCAAACATTCAGAAACAATAAAAATAATGAGGCCTTTATTGACAGGATTAATATAGTAAAAGTCCCCTATTGTCTGCGAGTTTCGGAAGAGTTAAAAATTTATCAAAAATTGATCGATAACAGCTCTTTAGCTAAAGCTCATTGCGCACCAGGAACGCTCGATATGCTGGCGCAATTTTCTGTGTTAACACGTTTAAAAGAACCTCAAAACTCAAGTATTTATTCTAAAATGCGCGTATACAACGGTGAAAGCTTAAAAGATACCGATCCTAAAGCTAAATCCTATCAGGAATATCGAGATTTTGCCGGTGTTGATGAAGGAATGAGCGGGGTTTCAACGCGTTTTGCCTTTAAAATCCTATCCAAGGTATTCAACTTTGATCACAGTGAAATCGCGGCTAATCCCGTTCATTTGATGTATGTTCTGGAGCGACAAATTGAACAAGAGCAATTTCCTCAGGAACTACATGAAAATTATCTGGCGTTCATCAAAGAATACTTATCAGCAAAATATGTCGAATTTATCGGCAAAGAAATTCAAACCGCTTATCTGGAGTCCTACTCTGAGTATGGACAAAATATTTTTGACCGGTACATCACTTATGCAGATTTCTGGATTCAGGATCAAGACTATCGTGATCCAGATACAGGTGAGATTTTTGATCGCGGTTTATTAAATCTGGAGCTGGAAAAAATAGAAAAGCCAGCTGGGATTTCTAACCCTAAAGACTTCCGAAATGAAGTGGTTAATTTTGTCTTACGTGCCAGAGCAAATAACAGAGGCAAAAATCCAGTTTGGAATAGCTATGAAAAACTAAAATCGGTCATTGAGAAAAAAATGTTTACTAATACCGAAGATTTATTACCTGTTATTTCCTTCAATGCGAAATCATCTGAAGATGATAAGAAAAAACATGAAGAGTTTATCTCTCGGATGGTAGAGAAAGGCTACACACGCAAACAGGTTCGGTTACTTTGCGAATGGTACTTGCGAGTACGTAAATCGCAATAATGTCATTATAACCATAATGCAAGGTGCTAATACAGTCAGGGTTGTGTCTGTGAATAACGGTGATGATTTAACCCAACCCTGACATATATCTTACCTATGCAAGGTGTGGAGCTAATAATTATGTCGCAATTAATAGATAGACGACAAAATGCAGGTAAAAAAAGTACGGTTAATCGCCAACGCTTTCTTCGCCGCTATAAAAATCAAATCAAACGTGCTGTTTCTGATGCAGTAGGTAAACGCAGTATTACCGAAATTGATCAGGGCGAACAAATAACGATACCGGCAAAAGATATTTCCGAACCGAGGTTTCATCGTGGATATGGGGGGGACATTGAACGTATCTTACCTGGAAATGATAACTTCATTGCTGGCGACAGAGTAAGAAGACCAAGTGGAGAGGGTGCTGGAGGAGATGGAGGTAGTGCCAGCGATAGTGGTGAGGGTGAAGACAATTTTATTTTCGAACTGTCACGAGAAGAGTTTTTAGAACTCTATTTTGAAGACCTGGAATTACCAGATTTGGTTAAAAAAGAATTAGCTCGGCTCAGTACTTATAAAACCGTCAGAGCAGGAGTATCCACAAGCGGTATCCCCAATAACATTAATGTCTTGCGCTCAATGAAACAGGCTACCGGACGTCGAGTCGCATTAGCCTCACCTTATAAAAAACAACTAAAAGAGGCCGAAGATGCATTAACTCGACTACTTGAATCTCCTGATCCTGATAGGGCTGTTGTTTTAAAATTGCAAACAGATATTGAATTTTTAAAAAAGAAAATTCAAACCGTTCCTTTTATAGATACGATTGACCTGCGATATAACCACCGAGTGCGCATTTCTGCCCCTTCAACTCAGGCAGTGATGTTTTGTGTGATGGATGTTTCCGGCTCTATGGATGAAGCAAAAAAAGACATTGCAAAACGCTTTTTTATATTGCTTTATATGTTTCTCACCAAGAACTATGAAAAAATAGAATTGGTTTTTATTCGTCATCATACCTCGGCAAAAGAAGTCAACGAGGAAGAATTTTTTTATTCCCGCGAAACTGGAGGGACTGTAGTTTCAAGTGCCCTGGAGTTGTTGAATACTGTTATAGAAGCTCGCTACCCCCCCCAGGCATGGAATATTTATGTAGCTCAGGCCTCAGATGGAGATAATTGGAATGCGGACTCACCATACTGTCAGGAGTTGCTTCAGGAAAAAATTATGCCTTTATTGCAGTATTTTGCCTACATTGAAATTATGCCTCGTCATCATCAAAGCTTATGGGAAGTATATCAACAAATAAAAGAACACCATCACAACTTTGCCATGGAAAACATTGATACAGTAGCCGATATTTATCCGGTATTTCGCGAATTATTTAAAAGGAAAACCGTATGAAAAAAAAGCCTTTATCAACTGGCGCAGAATGGACTTTTGAGTTAATACAAGCTTATGACCTCGAAATAGCTCGCATCGCCAAAAACTTTAAACTTGATACTTATCCCAATCAAATTGAAGTTATCACAGCTGAACAAATGATGGATGCATACGCCTCCGTTGGAATGCCTATTGGATATCACCACTGGTCTTTTGGAAAACACTTTGTTGGAGTTGAAAAAAGTTATAAACGAGGACAAATGGGGCTAGCCTATGAGCTGGTTATTAATTCAGATCCCTGTATTTCCTATTTAATGGAAGAAAACACCATGGCTATGCAAGCGCTGGTTATAGCACATGCCTGTTATGGTCATAATTCTTTTTTTAAAAATAACTACTTATTTAAAATGTGGACCTCTGCCGATGCGATCATTGATTATTTGGTTTTTGCTAAAAAATACATCAGTGACTGCGAGCAACGTCATGGTATCGATGAAGTTGAAGCAGTCCTTGATGCCTGTCACGCCTTAATGAATTATGGAGTGGATCGCTATAAGCATCCTACAGCGCTCTCTATCCAGGAAGAGAAAATAAGACAACAAAACCGTGAAATTTATTTACAATCCCAAATCAATGAATTATGGCGAACCATACCCCATAGCAAACCTGATGATGAGAAACAAAAAGTACGTTTTCCAGATGAGCCCCAGGAAAATATTTTATATTTTATTGAAAAAAATGCTCCCCTGCTGGAGCCCTGGCAACGAGAACTTGTCCGTATAGTTAGAAAAATAGCCCAATATTTTTATCCCCAGGGCCAGACTAAAGTAATGAATGAAGGTTGGGCGTGTTTTTGGCATTATACTATCTTACATGCCTTATACGATGAAGGTTTGGTCACTGACGAATTTATGTTGGAAATCTTGCAAAATCATACCAATGTAATTATGCAATTACCTTATAACAGCCCCTATTATAACGGAATTAATCCGTACACCTTGGGCTACCATATGATGCAAGACATCAAGCGAATTTGCGAAAATCCTACTGAAGAAGATAAAAAATGGTTCCCCTATTTAGCAAATACAGATTGGCTTACCAGCCTGGATACTGCAATGCGCAATTATAAAGATGAGAGTTTCATTGCCCAATATTTGTCTCCGAAATTAATTCGTGATTTAAAATTATTCCATATAATTGATGATGATCGTAGCCCAGAATTATATATTAATGCAATTCATGACGAATTCGGATACCAACAGATACGAGAGGCGTTATCCAGACAATATAATTTAGGATATCTGGAGCCGGACATTCAGGTTTATTCGGTCGATTTACAAGGAGACCGCTCCCTCACTTTACGCTACACGCAACAAAATCGAGTGCCTTTGGGAGAGACTACAGCCGATGTTTTAAAACATCTCCACACCCTATGGAAATTTCCCGTCATTTTACAAGCTGTGGATACAGAAAACAAAGTGACGGCGGAATTTGTTTGCCCGCCATTAACGAGTCCTAAAGCGGGCGACAATGAGCTGTAGCAAATTAAACGATTAGCAATTAAATTGGTTGTTCCTGATCAAGTTATCTTCGTTGGGTTCTACAACCATTACGTCATGAGCAACATACAAATTATCCAATACATTTTGATAAAAATCTTTAGTGCTTTGCTTTTGTCCTGTCCGTGGATTATCTAAAGCATCTTGAGCTTTTTTTCTAATATCTGCATATAATTTGTATACATCTTTAACTTCGGAGCAGTTATATTCCTTAATCAACCCAACTATATCAGCAACTCGATGCGGTACTCTTATTGTTTCGCCCTGAAAATCAATTGCAACTCCTCCCTTAAAAATATTTAAACAAAAAAGCTCCATACCACCCAATTGCCATTCTTCACCCTGGATTAAGTCTATTTATCATCCTCAGGAGTATTCATTTTTAGCGCACCCATTTGCGTTTCATCTTGAATTCGCTTGATTTAAATCGAAAGAATGCTTTATTGCTTCACTGAAATAAAATTCTTTACTCTATCGGCAATAATAAGCTTCATTACAATAATGAGGTTGTGGATCAGACTTAGCCCTCTTATACCTACAAATAGTTCTGGGAACAGATTGTATTTTTGCATACATATCGTTACTTGAATTTATCTGCAAATAACTCACTGTACACTAATCAACCCGATCTAATAAATATTTTATTTAAGACTATAGCTGCCATGAACCTGTAAAGATTCAAAGCAGCATTAAGAAAGATTACTCAGAAGCTAATTCCATTGCAAAAGCTAATGCTAACTTGGAAAAATTAGTCATATGCTCTAGACTTAACAGATCCATAGTGTCAGAAGAGCTATGTATATAAGGGTTATGATCTTCAAAGTTAGACTCACAAGGGAAAGCTGCAGGAACACCTTGCTCTGTCCAGGATGCATGGTCACTGCAACCATAGCCACAACGGGAATAATCGACTGGAACTTGAACATAGGTATCAATTAATTTTGCTACATAATTACTCAAGCCTTTATCTGTATAATCCGTAAATACCCACATAGTTGGATCTTTGGGGTCAACTCGATAACCGGTCATGTCAAACTGTATCGCAGCTTTAACGGGTATCGAATGGTCAACAAAATGTTGCACTACATACTGAGACCCCACTAAACCTCGCTCCTCAGCCGCATACCAAATGATATAAATGGGACGCTTGAAGGTTGTTTTAGAAGCCAATAAAACTCGAGCTGCTTCCATCACGCTAGAAGAGCCACTACCATCATCACCAGCTCCAGGCATACGACCATCCAGAGTATCCATATGAGCACCAAGCACCACAGCAGGAGCATTTATATCTTTCCCAATAACCGTCACCAATGAGGGTTGTTTATACCATCCGGTGTTCACAAAAAATGTTGCAGTATCATCACGACCATACTCAACTGCCATTGCCTCAAAGGTAGATTTCAACCAATTAGCGACCTCAAGACCAGTATTTTTGGTTGCAGAACGGTTATGATAAGTCGTTAAATGAGTCAAAGTTTGCCAAATATTATCAGCAACAACTTCCTTTAATGCGGCATTTACTTCCTTCTGATGTTTAATCTCGTAAACCTCTGCCCTTAATTTGCCTGCTTTCAGTGATTTAGCACCTCTGTTTTCAAGTATATTTAGTGCAGATTGTTTCTTTATCAATAAAGAGGCGCCAAATAGTTTGTGACTTACATTCACAAAGCGACCACACTGAACTTGATCGGCTAAAACAGTCAAATTATCTATTTCACTGGAAGGGACATCGATAATTTTAAATTGCTTATTCTCTGCCAAAACTTCATATGGTGTAGTGATTTTGGAAACAAGGCACTGTGGCACCTGCAATTGTTCATGCACAGCAGGACTTGCTGCAAAAGCAGAATTACCAGCAAGTATTAGACCTGCGGTAATACAGGACCTCCATTGATTTAAATGCATTTCCTCTCCTAAGTTTTATTTGCCATCATTCACGATACTACATGATGAAGAAAATCATGCAAGTAAACTTTCCTGGAAAAACAAGCAACAATGTTCTATTTTTGTTCTTTTTGTTATTGATAATCATTTTCATTTAGGGTAAAGTTTTACTTCCAATGTTCATGGGCAAATATACTACAATGAATACAAAAAACAAACCTGTCAACCCCAGAAAAATTCCTTATAACCTTGCTATTTTACTCCTTACTGTAGGCGCCAGTTTGATTCTTGGTTTTTTAAGCTTTGGTGGAATGTTTGCTCTATTTCCAGTTCTACCTTTAGCATTTGCCGCTTTTGGTTTATCTGTTGCTTATGAAGGGGAAATTTATTTACAGAATATTAAAGGTGCATTAAAGAAACTGCTTAAGAAAAATTATCTTGAAAATTATATGGCGAAAGAATACCTCCTTGAGAACTTCCCGGAGGATACCGTTGATCCTGATTGCCCCCAGTTTTTCAAAGACTACAAAAATCAACTTGAATTATTAAGTGCCTTTGGTCACAAAGAATTAAATAAAGATAGTAAAAAAAGAAAAAAACAAGTAGAGAAAACCTTGGGCGACATGGAGAAATGGTTTGCCCTGCAATTATTTTCAGCCAAAGATAAAATAACGGAGCATGAATCAAAATACGCCCAACAAGTACAGGTCTGGCTTGAACAACACGAACAACAAGAATGGCAGAAGCGTATTGAGGCACGCCGCGTCAAGTTTAATATAGCCAAGGGTTTTAGTGTTTTAGCGGGACTATTCATGGGTCTTGGAAGTACTTACCTTATTGTGGAGGCATTTAGTGTTATCCCTTTTTTTGCCATCATTCCCTTCACCTTCTGGCCGATAATAATCGTACCCATGGCCCTAATTGCAGGAGCTGCTTATGGCATGCTGACCTTCAACGCCATTACAGATTTGATTAACAATAATACCGTAATCAAATGGTACAACAGACTCCGTTATGACTTAAGTAAGGGGCTAACCCCTCGCAATATCTTTATGGCAACGACTGCTGTTCTACTTGTCGGACTGGCTATCGCTCTGACTATTTGTACGGCCGGCACCTGGTGGACAGTGGCTACCCATGCTCGTCCATTGTTTGAGTGGATGAAAAAAATTCCCAGTTTTGTTATGGGTGTAATCAATCCAGCCATTACCGGTTTATCCGCCATATTTTTTAATATTCAAAATACAGCAGAATCTTTGGACTTGGTAGACGAGGCAACCCAAAGTGAAGAAAACCTCTTCCAAAGAATTTATAAATCCATAACTGATGGTCTCACTTATGTGCGTGAGACTGAAAATTGGCTCCAGATAGTAAATCCTTTCCGTCTCATTTTAAAACTGACCATCACCCCACTGCGCCTGCTACTCTTTTTAGGGCATCTAATCAGCATCGCCGTAACTGCCGATCGAATGCCTGGCATACCTCAAATTTTGGCTGCTCTGATAGCGATGATCAGTGAGGGTTTTGAAGACGCGCATTACTTTATAGGCCATGATGAAGAGCATAATGACCACGATAACCATCATGATTTCCAATCGCTGAAGAAAGAACGTCTGGATGTGAATGCAGGTCACAATCACGATGGAGATATCCCTACCTGGATTCTTAAAACTATTGCTATACCTTTATACGCCTTAGCCGCACTCTGGGACTCCAGTGCCAGCAAGCTAAATCACTCTCCCAGCCATAAGCAAACAGAAGAGTCGACCCAGCAACGCCCACATACGCCTCAACGGCGGGTTCTTTCTTTCCAGGAAGCCTGGAATAAACAAAGAGGCATCAAAGCACAGGAGCATGTTGAATTACCATCTGATGCACAACGTCCTTTAAAAGATTGGCAAGTAGAACATACTGCTTTTCTTATCGAAAAATATCAAACCAAGCATTTTGAAAACACCCACATTGCTCCAGAATTGGCTGCAGAAAAAGTACGTGAATTGGATGTTTTGAAAAATAAGGTACGGACAACAACCTCGAGTGAAACATTAGCTGATACATTGATTCAAGCTAGAAGCCAAACAGTTTATAATCAACATCGCTGGTTTGCTAAAGCAGATAAAACCAGTACACAAATGTTTATCGAGGAGCTGCCAGAGCGCGTCAATGTAATCTGATACAAGAATTATTGATGAATTAAGGAAGAAGGTTGGGCTTAAGGAGCATAGCAGTCAGGCTAACTGACTTAAGCCCAGCTGACAGTTTAAAAGGGAGGCTTTCAGATGCAGTGCGGATATTTCAACCTAATTCTGTTTCATTAAACGGGTCAGAACAGTTCCCGGACCAATTTCGATAAACTCTGATTCCCCTTTATTTTTCAAATAACTAATGGTTTC
The sequence above is drawn from the Legionella antarctica genome and encodes:
- the pepN gene encoding aminopeptidase N — its product is MPDTTIYLKNYQPPSFTVDTVDLSFDLYDDHALVHSKIKLNRQHEGALHLYGDELELISVHLNGSKLGLSAYKLEQGDLIIENCPDAMTLELVTRIRPQDNTKLSGLYRSNHLFCTQCEAEGFRRITYFLDRPDVLGTYTTRISAEKKHYPVLLSNGNLMDSGSTSDGRHWAVWQDPFKKPSYLFALVAGNLACVSDEFTTCSGRTVALRIYVEPGNEDKCLYAMESLKKAMRWDEEVYGREYDLDVFMIVAVSDFNMGAMENKGLNIFNSKYILARPDTATDADFVGVESVVAHEYFHNWTGNRVTCRDWFQLSLKEGLTVFRDQEFSRDMNSRDVFRIVDVDGLRSSQFPEDSGAMAHPVRPESYQEINNFYTATIYNKGAEVIRMQHTLLGKEGFRRGMDLYFDRHDGQAVTIDDFVAAMEDANSADLTQFKLWYSQAGTPVVHVKSAYSPGRLTLTLQQSCPITPDGEAKQPFHIPVRIALFDSKGQMMPVDKDILQLRQSEQNFVFEGLSEKPVVSVLREFSAPVRIKDELSQDDLLFLLRYETDGYAKWDAAQRIVLNCLTNCLKSSSDDWQIPAALIAAFKHVLLDESLDTDLRAKLLSPPGFEEVAATIDLVDVARVEAARDYFREQLGLNLFSELSQVYKKLWQEESSIKNYQDYEHRELRNVCLRLMMKANEAATIETCKQQFAAGRTMTDQLASFGLLVDCTDSGSREQSIKEFYQQWSKDELVVDKWFAIQAASELPGTLNHVKHLLQHPAFNIKNPNKVRAIVGAFCLGNPRNFHAIDGSGYVFLGEMLAKVDTLNSQIAARLATPFTRWQSYDKPRQVLMKQQLEQLAKLKLSRDLSEVVFKSLTGQME
- a CDS encoding PrkA family serine protein kinase; translation: MNTQDFLTSYTKRFVENKEEDLSLDEYLELCKTDPSAYANPAERLLMAIGEPEMIDTRHDPVLSRIFSNKVIQHYSVFKDFYGMEEPIEQIVGFLKHAAQGLEETKQVLYLLGPVGGGKSSVAEKLKDLMEKVPFYAIKGSPVFESPLSLFNPDEDGELLQERFGIPTRYLRYLMSPWAVKRLQEFNGDISKFRVIKIKPSRLKQIAIAKTEPGDENNQDISSLVGKVDIRKLEEFSQDDPDAYSFSGGLCRANRGLLEFVEMFKAPIKVLHPLLTATQEGNYNATEGLSAIPFEGIILAHSNESEWQTFRNNKNNEAFIDRINIVKVPYCLRVSEELKIYQKLIDNSSLAKAHCAPGTLDMLAQFSVLTRLKEPQNSSIYSKMRVYNGESLKDTDPKAKSYQEYRDFAGVDEGMSGVSTRFAFKILSKVFNFDHSEIAANPVHLMYVLERQIEQEQFPQELHENYLAFIKEYLSAKYVEFIGKEIQTAYLESYSEYGQNIFDRYITYADFWIQDQDYRDPDTGEIFDRGLLNLELEKIEKPAGISNPKDFRNEVVNFVLRARANNRGKNPVWNSYEKLKSVIEKKMFTNTEDLLPVISFNAKSSEDDKKKHEEFISRMVEKGYTRKQVRLLCEWYLRVRKSQ
- a CDS encoding YeaH/YhbH family protein, with the protein product MSQLIDRRQNAGKKSTVNRQRFLRRYKNQIKRAVSDAVGKRSITEIDQGEQITIPAKDISEPRFHRGYGGDIERILPGNDNFIAGDRVRRPSGEGAGGDGGSASDSGEGEDNFIFELSREEFLELYFEDLELPDLVKKELARLSTYKTVRAGVSTSGIPNNINVLRSMKQATGRRVALASPYKKQLKEAEDALTRLLESPDPDRAVVLKLQTDIEFLKKKIQTVPFIDTIDLRYNHRVRISAPSTQAVMFCVMDVSGSMDEAKKDIAKRFFILLYMFLTKNYEKIELVFIRHHTSAKEVNEEEFFYSRETGGTVVSSALELLNTVIEARYPPQAWNIYVAQASDGDNWNADSPYCQELLQEKIMPLLQYFAYIEIMPRHHQSLWEVYQQIKEHHHNFAMENIDTVADIYPVFRELFKRKTV
- a CDS encoding SpoVR family protein, with the translated sequence MKKKPLSTGAEWTFELIQAYDLEIARIAKNFKLDTYPNQIEVITAEQMMDAYASVGMPIGYHHWSFGKHFVGVEKSYKRGQMGLAYELVINSDPCISYLMEENTMAMQALVIAHACYGHNSFFKNNYLFKMWTSADAIIDYLVFAKKYISDCEQRHGIDEVEAVLDACHALMNYGVDRYKHPTALSIQEEKIRQQNREIYLQSQINELWRTIPHSKPDDEKQKVRFPDEPQENILYFIEKNAPLLEPWQRELVRIVRKIAQYFYPQGQTKVMNEGWACFWHYTILHALYDEGLVTDEFMLEILQNHTNVIMQLPYNSPYYNGINPYTLGYHMMQDIKRICENPTEEDKKWFPYLANTDWLTSLDTAMRNYKDESFIAQYLSPKLIRDLKLFHIIDDDRSPELYINAIHDEFGYQQIREALSRQYNLGYLEPDIQVYSVDLQGDRSLTLRYTQQNRVPLGETTADVLKHLHTLWKFPVILQAVDTENKVTAEFVCPPLTSPKAGDNEL
- the lapA gene encoding aminopeptidase LapA; protein product: MHLNQWRSCITAGLILAGNSAFAASPAVHEQLQVPQCLVSKITTPYEVLAENKQFKIIDVPSSEIDNLTVLADQVQCGRFVNVSHKLFGASLLIKKQSALNILENRGAKSLKAGKLRAEVYEIKHQKEVNAALKEVVADNIWQTLTHLTTYHNRSATKNTGLEVANWLKSTFEAMAVEYGRDDTATFFVNTGWYKQPSLVTVIGKDINAPAVVLGAHMDTLDGRMPGAGDDGSGSSSVMEAARVLLASKTTFKRPIYIIWYAAEERGLVGSQYVVQHFVDHSIPVKAAIQFDMTGYRVDPKDPTMWVFTDYTDKGLSNYVAKLIDTYVQVPVDYSRCGYGCSDHASWTEQGVPAAFPCESNFEDHNPYIHSSSDTMDLLSLEHMTNFSKLALAFAMELASE